The genomic segment CCCGTAGCGCACCAGCCCGTAGGGGGTGGGCAGGCGGTCGAACACGTCGACCTCCACCGGCAGGGCCGTCTGCTTGGTCAGCGCCTCGGCCGCGTAGATGCCGCTGGGACCGCTGCCGATCACGGCCACCCGCAGGGGGCGGCCCAGGGAGGGGGTAAAGGTCTGCTCGCTCATCGGTGCCGAGTGTAGCGGGGGCAGCCGGGCCGGAGCGTGCGGGCATTCCCTTGAGCGGGACGGAAGCGGCCCTACAGCAAAAACGCCACCCGGCGTGAACCGGATGGCGCTGGGAAGGGGTGGGGCGTTACGCAGCGGCGATGGTCGCCAGCGCCCGCTCGTCCCTCAGGGTGATCTTGCCGTACCCGGCGCTGATCACGCCCTCGCGGCTGAGTTCGCCCACCACCTTGGTGACGGTCTCGCGCACGGAGCCGACGGCGGCGGCGAGTTCGTCGTGGGTGGCGTAGATCATCGTCTCGCCGGAGTCGAGCTGGGTCGCCAGGGCGGTGTCCTTCAGCTCCAGCAGCTCGCCCGCGATGCGCGCCCGCAGGCGCTTGCCCACCAGGCGGTAGATGCTCTCGTAGGCCCGCTCCAGCGTCTTGACGAGGTGGGTGGTCACGACGAGGTTGTCTTCCGCGCTCATCAGGGCGGGGTTGATCACGTCCACGGTGGAGTCGGTCACGGCCTCCGCGAAGTAGGCGCGGTTCACGCCTGCCAGCGCTTCCTCGCC from the Deinococcus sp. NW-56 genome contains:
- a CDS encoding helix-turn-helix domain-containing protein, which encodes MTQTHTTSLTKTFVDTVTYRPGAVILYPGKSDMLYRVASGLVRVHTMDDDGNGLTLRYVKPGEYFGEEALAGVNRAYFAEAVTDSTVDVINPALMSAEDNLVVTTHLVKTLERAYESIYRLVGKRLRARIAGELLELKDTALATQLDSGETMIYATHDELAAAVGSVRETVTKVVGELSREGVISAGYGKITLRDERALATIAAA